The genome window CTTATAATCCTGACGTCCCTCCACAAGGCAGCTTTCCAGCATAACGCCACAGATATTGCGGTTACCGGCACTGATCTGCGCGGCAACATCACGGGCGACCTCAATCTGCCGAAGATGATCCTTGCAACTGTTGCCGTGACTGCAATCTATCATCAGATAAGGCGGCAGGCCCAAACCTTTCAGGGCCGCCACCGCCAAGCCGACCGCGGCGGCCTGGTAATTAGGTCCGCTCTTACTGCCTCCGCGCAAGACGATATGCCCCCATTCATTCCCTTTGGTCGCCAGAATCGCCGCCACCCCCTCTCGGGTAATAGAGGGAAACCATTGCGGGGTCCGCGCCGCCCGGACCGCATCAATAGCCACCTGCACATCACCGTCGGTCCCGTTCTTGAAACCTACCGGCATTGACAGACCGGAAGCCAGATCACGATGAATCTGACTTTCGGTGGTCCTTGCGCCAACCGCGCCCCAACTGATCAGATCAGCAATAAACTGACCAATAATCGTATCGAGAAATTCGGTGGCGGCCGGCATCTCCAGGGCGGTCAACTCAAGCAAAAGCCGACGCGCCATCTCCAAGCCTTCATTAATGGCAAAACTGCCGTCAACTCCGGGATCATTAATCAGGCCCTTCCAGCCGACCACGGTTCGGGGCTTTTCAAAATACACCCGCATCACCACCAGCAGCTCTTCGCGATGAAGCTCGGCCAGTTCCCGCAGACGTCGTCCATAATCGAGAGCCGCCACCGGATCATGAATCGAACAAGGGCCTGCGACCACCAGCAGACGCTCATCCCTGCCCGCCAAGATTCCGGCAATTTCCAGCCGGGATTTCAGAATAAAACGGGCCCCGACCTCGGACAGGGGATATTTATTAAGCAGTACCGCCGGCGGCGAGAGATGCCTGGTTTCCTGAATCCTCAAATCACTGGTTTGCAGATTTATCATAATCAACCCCTACCCGGTCTCATAATCAATCGGGCTCAAAATCAGCGACAACCAACCGGAACCAGACACATCATCCGCAGGCCCTTGCTGCCGGCCGTAAGATTATGCGTCGTTCCCCCCGACAAAAAGATAACATCACCGGATTTAAGCGAACGTTTTTCTTCTTCAACGGTCAAAAAGCCATCCCCTTCAAGGATAAAAATCTCGTGCTCCCAGGCATG of Pseudomonadota bacterium contains these proteins:
- a CDS encoding 3-deoxy-7-phosphoheptulonate synthase, producing the protein MNLQTSDLRIQETRHLSPPAVLLNKYPLSEVGARFILKSRLEIAGILAGRDERLLVVAGPCSIHDPVAALDYGRRLRELAELHREELLVVMRVYFEKPRTVVGWKGLINDPGVDGSFAINEGLEMARRLLLELTALEMPAATEFLDTIIGQFIADLISWGAVGARTTESQIHRDLASGLSMPVGFKNGTDGDVQVAIDAVRAARTPQWFPSITREGVAAILATKGNEWGHIVLRGGSKSGPNYQAAAVGLAVAALKGLGLPPYLMIDCSHGNSCKDHLRQIEVARDVAAQISAGNRNICGVMLESCLVEGRQDYKDKDSAHYGQSITDACLSIEQTAGLLHELRDAVGFRRQRF
- a CDS encoding cupin domain-containing protein, translating into MFKHVHYTEVAAEAVAVAGAERVSVRWVISDADGAPTFAMRIFEFEPGGHTPYHAHAWEHEIFILEGDGFLTVEEEKRSLKSGDVIFLSGGTTHNLTAGSKGLRMMCLVPVGCR